Proteins found in one Vagococcus carniphilus genomic segment:
- a CDS encoding PTS sugar transporter subunit IIB: MRILISCANGSGTSLMMMRSTEKAMKELNIPITKIHHCSISEGKSSATQYDVVFTPVNFLGMFDQAIKKGVTVVGIKNVMSHKEIGEKFTETNLYERIKTK; encoded by the coding sequence ATGAGAATATTAATATCATGTGCGAATGGATCAGGAACAAGTTTGATGATGATGAGAAGTACAGAAAAAGCGATGAAGGAATTGAATATTCCAATTACTAAAATACATCATTGTTCAATTTCAGAAGGAAAAAGCTCAGCAACACAATACGATGTTGTTTTCACTCCAGTTAATTTTTTAGGTATGTTTGATCAAGCTATTAAAAAAGGTGTAACTGTTGTTGGTATAAAAAATGTTATGTCTCATAAAGAAATTGGAGAAAAATTTACAGAAACAAACTTATATGAACGCATAAAAACTAAATAA
- a CDS encoding 3-keto-L-gulonate-6-phosphate decarboxylase UlaD gives MTRPNLQIALDHNTLESALANVTKVGDIVDILEVGTILCLQEGNQAIRCIKEIFPEKKIVADTKCADAGGTVAKNVADAGADWMTVICCATLPTMEAAKKEVEELQVELYGDWTFEQAESWRAIGIKQAIYHQSRDALLSGETWGEKDLTKVKKLIELGFNVSVTGGLNVETLKLFEGIDVYTFITGRGITAAKDPVQAANDFKNEIVRIWGE, from the coding sequence ATGACACGTCCGAATTTACAAATTGCTCTTGATCACAATACGTTGGAATCTGCTCTAGCGAATGTTACTAAAGTAGGTGACATTGTTGATATTTTAGAAGTAGGAACTATATTATGTTTACAAGAAGGTAATCAAGCAATTCGATGTATTAAAGAAATATTTCCTGAAAAAAAAATAGTTGCAGATACTAAATGTGCAGATGCAGGGGGAACAGTTGCTAAAAATGTAGCAGATGCTGGAGCAGACTGGATGACAGTTATTTGTTGTGCGACACTTCCAACAATGGAAGCTGCAAAAAAAGAAGTAGAAGAGCTGCAAGTTGAATTATATGGTGATTGGACATTTGAACAAGCAGAGTCATGGAGAGCGATCGGAATTAAACAGGCCATTTACCATCAAAGTAGAGATGCTTTATTATCAGGTGAAACTTGGGGAGAAAAAGATTTAACAAAAGTAAAAAAATTAATTGAATTAGGGTTTAATGTTTCTGTGACAGGTGGATTAAATGTTGAGACGCTAAAATTGTTTGAAGGAATTGATGTTTATACGTTTATTACTGGAAGAGGTATAACAGCTGCAAAGGATCCTGTACAGGCAGCTAATGATTTCAAAAATGAAATAGTTCGAATTTGGGGTGAGTGA
- a CDS encoding L-ribulose-5-phosphate 3-epimerase, whose protein sequence is MPQIGIYEKALPKEISWEERLRLTKKMGFDFIEMSIDETDERLARLDMSQDEIKKIRTCCQVEGVRINSICLSGHRRFPFGSNNLEKRKQAEIILNKAIELAHQLGITIIQIAGYDVYYEEKSMLSRERFIDGLIKGVKKASEYGIILSIEIMDDPFMNSIQKFLEIKKQIPSPFLQVYPDLGNLSAWSENNPSQEIELGIDAITSIHLKDTLPVTKTSEGQFRDVPFGEGCVDFEGTLRTLYRLGYDGTFLIEMWSEKAEDFELEIKKAKDYLIPKLRKVGYHV, encoded by the coding sequence ATGCCACAAATTGGTATTTACGAAAAAGCATTGCCGAAAGAAATAAGTTGGGAGGAAAGACTTCGATTAACTAAAAAGATGGGATTTGATTTTATTGAGATGTCTATTGATGAGACAGATGAACGTCTAGCTAGACTTGATATGTCACAGGATGAAATAAAAAAAATCAGAACTTGTTGTCAGGTAGAAGGAGTTCGAATTAACTCAATTTGTCTGAGTGGGCATAGAAGATTTCCTTTTGGCTCAAATAATCTAGAGAAAAGAAAGCAAGCCGAAATTATATTAAATAAAGCAATAGAATTAGCTCATCAATTAGGGATAACAATCATTCAAATTGCTGGATATGATGTTTATTATGAAGAAAAAAGTATGCTTTCGAGGGAAAGGTTTATCGATGGATTAATAAAAGGTGTCAAAAAGGCATCTGAATACGGCATTATTTTATCGATTGAAATAATGGATGACCCATTTATGAATTCTATACAGAAATTTTTAGAGATAAAAAAACAAATACCTTCGCCTTTCTTACAAGTATATCCAGACTTGGGAAATTTATCCGCATGGTCTGAAAATAATCCTTCTCAAGAGATTGAACTTGGGATTGATGCTATAACTTCTATCCATTTAAAGGACACATTACCTGTAACTAAAACAAGTGAAGGTCAATTTAGAGATGTTCCTTTTGGAGAAGGGTGTGTTGATTTTGAAGGAACGTTACGTACACTCTATCGACTAGGTTATGATGGTACATTTTTAATTGAAATGTGGAGTGAAAAGGCAGAAGACTTTGAACTTGAAATAAAAAAAGCTAAAGATTATTTGATTCCTAAATTGAGAAAGGTGGGTTATCATGTCTAG
- the araD gene encoding L-ribulose-5-phosphate 4-epimerase AraD produces MSRADVIEEMKQRVYEANMELPNLDLVKLTWGNVSEINRELGVIVIKPSGVPYKDMTKDQMVVTDLKGNLVEKDSLKASSDLATHVVLYKNFETVNAVVHTHSTNAVMWAQSGFDLKAYGTTHADTFYGSVPCTRQLTENEVRNDYEENTGNVIIETFLDRKIKPEEVPGVLVSGHGPFTWGETPLKAVENSLILDEVCLMAKETELINQRISSIPSYLLDKHYLRKHGKNAYYGQ; encoded by the coding sequence ATGTCTAGAGCTGATGTTATAGAAGAGATGAAACAAAGAGTTTATGAAGCTAATATGGAGTTACCTAACTTAGATTTAGTAAAATTAACTTGGGGAAATGTTAGCGAAATTAATAGAGAATTAGGTGTTATTGTTATTAAACCGAGTGGAGTTCCTTATAAAGATATGACAAAAGATCAAATGGTAGTGACAGATTTGAAAGGAAATTTAGTTGAAAAAGACAGTTTAAAAGCTTCTTCAGATTTAGCAACGCATGTCGTATTGTATAAAAATTTTGAAACAGTTAATGCGGTAGTTCATACTCACTCGACGAATGCAGTCATGTGGGCACAATCAGGTTTTGATTTAAAAGCATATGGTACGACACATGCTGATACTTTTTACGGTTCTGTTCCATGTACTAGACAATTAACAGAAAATGAAGTACGAAATGACTATGAAGAAAATACTGGAAATGTGATTATTGAAACTTTTCTTGATAGAAAGATAAAGCCTGAGGAGGTACCAGGAGTTTTAGTGAGTGGTCATGGTCCCTTTACATGGGGGGAGACACCATTAAAAGCAGTAGAAAATAGTTTGATATTGGATGAAGTTTGTTTGATGGCTAAGGAAACTGAGCTAATTAATCAAAGAATTTCTTCTATTCCAAGTTACTTGTTAGATAAGCACTATTTAAGAAAGCATGGTAAGAATGCTTACTATGGACAATAA
- a CDS encoding TetR/AcrR family transcriptional regulator, with translation MKKQDLRVIRTKKMIVDAFLTLVDQKGYEAITIQDIADKAMINRATFYAHFKDKPDLYDFVMEFAISNLSVILDADKFNKSQFIHIKSIEKTLTEVFVLIKEKQNFFKILTEGSSSELFRKKIAEVLSTMYEETFSKLRITENEIEVPISFIIEYMTSIFIGTVHWWVTTDSDFEPSHMARLVIKLVGNGHLTVLGIDVME, from the coding sequence ATGAAAAAACAAGATTTACGTGTTATTAGAACAAAAAAAATGATAGTAGATGCCTTTTTAACTTTAGTTGACCAAAAAGGATATGAGGCTATCACCATTCAAGATATTGCTGATAAGGCAATGATCAATCGAGCAACATTTTATGCTCATTTTAAAGATAAGCCTGATTTGTATGATTTTGTAATGGAGTTTGCCATTTCAAATTTGAGTGTTATTTTAGATGCTGATAAATTTAACAAGTCTCAATTCATTCATATCAAATCAATCGAAAAAACATTAACCGAAGTTTTTGTTTTAATTAAAGAAAAGCAGAATTTCTTTAAAATCCTTACAGAAGGCAGTTCCAGTGAATTATTCAGAAAAAAAATTGCAGAAGTATTATCAACCATGTATGAAGAAACTTTCTCAAAATTAAGAATTACTGAAAATGAAATCGAAGTTCCTATTAGTTTTATCATTGAATATATGACCTCTATTTTTATTGGTACTGTTCATTGGTGGGTAACTACTGATTCCGATTTTGAACCAAGTCATATGGCACGTCTTGTGATTAAATTGGTTGGAAATGGACATCTAACAGTTTTAGGAATTGATGTCATGGAATAA